A region from the Ichthyobacterium seriolicida genome encodes:
- the holA gene encoding DNA polymerase III subunit delta has translation MKLADEIIANIREKKYHPIYLLSGEEKYYIDKISDLIQREVLSEGEKLFNQSLLYGKEIDTETIILESKRYPINAKYRVVIIKEAQHIIDKDIKLLNGYIKSPNPNTILVLCYEKQLKKTISKYFDQNTIVFTSGKMYEYQIPIWIKKQVTSKNYTISDKAAHLMSDYLGTDLVKINNELEKLTILIPKGSEITTEIIEKYIGISKSYNTFELNKAISKKDVFTANRIINFFGENSKKNPIILTISSLYTFFTNLLIYLSLDDKSPTNASKHIKIPPSFITEYQDASNFYSVKQIIRIISFLREADGKSKGIGVSTTSDKEILKELIFKIMHI, from the coding sequence ATGAAACTCGCTGATGAAATAATAGCAAATATTAGAGAAAAAAAATATCATCCTATATATCTGCTATCTGGTGAGGAAAAATATTACATAGATAAAATATCCGATCTCATACAAAGAGAAGTATTATCCGAAGGTGAAAAGTTATTCAATCAGTCCCTACTGTATGGAAAAGAAATAGATACTGAAACAATTATCTTAGAATCAAAAAGGTATCCCATAAATGCAAAATATAGAGTTGTAATAATCAAAGAAGCTCAACATATAATCGACAAAGATATAAAGTTATTAAACGGATATATAAAATCACCTAACCCCAATACCATATTAGTCCTTTGCTATGAAAAACAACTAAAAAAAACAATATCCAAATATTTTGATCAAAACACAATAGTGTTTACAAGTGGTAAAATGTACGAATATCAAATCCCTATTTGGATAAAAAAACAAGTGACTAGCAAAAATTATACTATATCTGATAAAGCCGCACACCTAATGTCTGATTACTTAGGAACAGATTTGGTTAAGATAAACAACGAATTAGAAAAACTGACCATACTAATCCCCAAAGGGTCTGAAATAACAACAGAGATAATAGAAAAATATATAGGCATCAGTAAAAGCTATAATACCTTTGAACTAAATAAAGCCATATCTAAAAAGGATGTATTTACAGCAAATAGAATCATAAACTTCTTTGGAGAAAATTCAAAAAAGAATCCCATAATTCTGACAATATCTTCCCTATATACCTTTTTCACTAATTTGCTAATCTATCTGAGCTTAGACGATAAATCTCCAACTAATGCATCAAAACACATAAAAATACCTCCGAGTTTTATAACAGAATATCAAGACGCTTCTAATTTTTACAGTGTCAAACAAATAATAAGAATAATATCCTTTCTAAGAGAAGCTGATGGCAAATCCAAAGGCATAGGCGTAAGCACTACATCAGATAAGGAAATACTAAAAGAACTTATCTTTAAAATAATGCATATTTAA
- a CDS encoding glutathione S-transferase family protein, which translates to MKTNKIFKNILSLLTLGLVVFSCNKPNAETEVANIESVVFTKAKNSTPATNPTDATAAYKALFITKTPAPAYAALEAQFKANIEADGTIKVTVPFNTKLNIITAAPLTATITLKEKLGENVYLGKDKLDANALSFDHVITTKLVHSELKNGVSHTFKISKKEGDKVIDEKSFKVMFIHGAASRDCLIATTGTGSDKKATGLGFIQNTTANAANEKIKDAATDEAPATYPKVTDTQATNDGSDNTKPILLTMTKNAELADEGISSFKFKADKVTLPNGAYFDTTDAVETSKATDFPATDPTTEFTVSAKDKGISFKVIAQDGTSVKFYRLEFKES; encoded by the coding sequence ATGAAAACAAACAAAATATTTAAAAACATTTTATCATTACTGACTCTTGGTCTTGTGGTTTTTTCTTGTAATAAACCAAACGCTGAAACAGAAGTAGCAAATATTGAAAGCGTTGTCTTTACAAAGGCTAAAAATAGTACCCCAGCAACAAATCCTACTGATGCTACTGCAGCTTATAAAGCTCTCTTTATAACAAAGACACCTGCTCCTGCATATGCTGCATTAGAGGCCCAATTTAAAGCAAATATTGAAGCAGATGGTACTATCAAAGTGACTGTGCCTTTTAATACTAAGTTAAATATAATTACTGCTGCTCCACTAACGGCTACTATCACTTTAAAAGAAAAACTTGGTGAAAATGTTTATTTAGGAAAAGATAAATTAGATGCTAATGCTCTTTCTTTTGATCATGTTATTACAACTAAATTAGTTCATAGTGAACTAAAAAATGGTGTTAGTCATACTTTTAAAATCTCTAAAAAAGAAGGCGATAAGGTTATTGATGAAAAATCATTTAAAGTGATGTTTATTCACGGAGCTGCATCAAGAGATTGTCTTATAGCTACTACTGGAACTGGAAGTGATAAAAAAGCTACTGGATTAGGGTTTATACAAAATACTACCGCTAATGCTGCTAATGAGAAAATTAAAGATGCTGCTACGGATGAAGCTCCAGCAACCTATCCTAAGGTTACTGATACTCAAGCCACTAATGACGGCTCTGATAATACAAAACCTATTTTACTAACTATGACCAAAAATGCTGAATTAGCTGACGAGGGCATATCAAGCTTTAAATTTAAAGCTGATAAAGTTACTCTTCCAAATGGAGCTTATTTTGATACAACTGATGCTGTTGAAACGAGTAAGGCTACAGATTTCCCAGCAACAGACCCAACAACTGAATTTACTGTTTCAGCTAAGGATAAAGGAATATCCTTTAAAGTTATAGCTCAGGATGGAACATCAGTTAAATTCTACAGATTAGAATTCAAGGAGAGTTAA
- a CDS encoding glutathione S-transferase family protein: protein MKTNKIFKNILSLLTLGFVVFSCNKQNSETPKTEEEVVQKAIANIESIVFTKAKNSTPETSPNDATAAYKALFITKTPAPAYAALEAQLKANIEADGTIKVTVPFNTKLNISTAAPLTATITLKEKLGENVYLGNNKKLYADSLSFDHVITTQLVHAELIKKGGVSQTFKISKKEGDKVIDEKSFKVVFVHDTPSTNSVLATSSSGSTKTATGLGFIKGSASAANEKIKDAATAEAPATYPKVTDTTGTNDGSAADKPILLTMTKNTELADETISSFKFKADKVTLPNGAYFDTTDAVETSKATDFPATDPTTEFTVSAKDKGISFKVIAQDGTSVKFYRLEFKE, encoded by the coding sequence ATGAAAACAAACAAAATATTTAAAAACATTTTATCATTACTGACTCTTGGTTTTGTGGTTTTTTCTTGTAATAAACAAAACTCTGAAACTCCTAAAACAGAAGAAGAAGTAGTACAAAAAGCAATTGCAAATATTGAAAGCATTGTATTTACAAAAGCTAAAAATAGCACTCCAGAAACATCCCCTAATGATGCTACCGCAGCTTATAAAGCTCTCTTTATAACAAAGACACCTGCTCCTGCATATGCTGCATTAGAGGCCCAACTTAAAGCAAATATTGAAGCAGATGGTACTATCAAAGTGACTGTGCCTTTTAATACTAAGTTAAATATAAGTACTGCTGCACCACTAACGGCTACTATCACTTTAAAAGAAAAACTTGGTGAAAATGTTTATTTAGGAAATAATAAAAAATTATATGCTGATTCTCTTTCTTTTGATCATGTTATTACAACTCAATTAGTTCATGCTGAATTGATAAAAAAAGGCGGTGTTAGCCAAACTTTTAAAATCTCTAAAAAAGAAGGCGATAAGGTTATTGATGAAAAATCATTTAAAGTGGTCTTCGTTCATGATACTCCTTCAACAAATTCAGTTTTAGCTACTAGTAGTTCTGGCTCTACTAAAACAGCTACTGGGCTTGGGTTTATAAAAGGTTCTGCTAGCGCTGCTAATGAGAAAATTAAAGATGCTGCTACGGCTGAAGCTCCAGCAACCTATCCTAAGGTTACTGACACTACTGGAACTAATGACGGTTCTGCTGCTGATAAACCTATTTTACTAACTATGACCAAAAATACTGAATTAGCTGACGAAACTATATCAAGTTTTAAATTTAAAGCTGATAAAGTTACTCTTCCAAATGGGGCTTATTTTGATACAACTGATGCTGTTGAAACGAGTAAGGCTACAGATTTCCCAGCAACAGACCCAACAACTGAATTTACTGTTTCAGCTAAGGATAAAGGAATATCCTTTAAAGTTATAGCTCAGGATGGAACATCAGTTAAATTCTACAGATTAGAATTCAAAGAATAG
- a CDS encoding glutathione S-transferase family protein, with the protein MGTIKVTVPFNTKLNIITAAPLTATITLKEKLGENVYLGKDKLDANALSFDHVITTKLVHSELKNGVSKTFKISKKEGDKVIDEKSFKVMFIHGAASRDCLIATTSSGSTKTATGLGFIKGSASAANEKIKDAATAEAPATYPKVTDTTGTNDGSAADKPILLTMTKNTELADETISSFKFKADKVTLPNGAYFDTTDAVETSKATDFPATDPTTEFTVSATGKGISFKVVAQDGTSVKFYRLEFKNS; encoded by the coding sequence ATGGGTACTATCAAAGTGACTGTGCCTTTTAATACTAAGTTAAATATAATTACTGCTGCTCCACTAACGGCTACTATCACTTTAAAAGAAAAACTTGGTGAAAATGTTTATTTAGGAAAAGATAAATTAGATGCTAATGCTCTTTCTTTTGATCATGTTATTACAACTAAATTAGTTCATAGTGAACTAAAAAATGGTGTTAGTAAGACTTTTAAAATCTCTAAAAAAGAAGGCGATAAGGTTATTGATGAAAAATCATTTAAAGTGATGTTTATTCACGGAGCTGCATCAAGAGATTGTCTTATAGCTACTACTAGTTCTGGCTCTACTAAAACAGCTACTGGGCTTGGGTTTATAAAAGGTTCTGCTAGCGCTGCTAATGAGAAAATTAAAGATGCTGCTACGGCTGAAGCTCCAGCAACCTATCCTAAGGTTACTGACACTACTGGAACTAATGACGGTTCTGCTGCTGATAAACCTATTTTACTAACTATGACCAAAAATACTGAATTAGCTGACGAAACTATATCAAGTTTTAAATTTAAAGCTGATAAAGTTACTCTTCCAAATGGAGCTTATTTTGATACAACTGATGCTGTTGAAACGAGTAAGGCTACAGATTTCCCAGCAACAGACCCAACAACTGAATTTACTGTTTCAGCTACTGGCAAAGGAATATCCTTTAAAGTGGTAGCTCAGGATGGAACATCAGTTAAATTCTACAGATTAGAATTTAAAAACTCCTAG
- a CDS encoding DUF285 domain-containing protein codes for MKFKDYCGCFERCTKLVTLPVKAPNLEEVTDMSRMFFEAKAFNSENISKWDVSKVTNMSMMFYKAAAFNQDLNNWNVSNVTNMSMMFFKAATFNQDLTQIIHSYPLNIAHKVLILRH; via the coding sequence CTGAAATTTAAGGATTACTGTGGATGTTTTGAACGATGTACCAAGTTAGTAACTTTACCTGTAAAAGCACCTAATTTAGAAGAGGTTACGGATATGTCAAGAATGTTTTTTGAAGCTAAAGCTTTCAACAGTGAAAATATAAGCAAATGGGATGTATCTAAGGTTACGAATATGTCAATGATGTTCTATAAAGCGGCAGCTTTTAATCAAGACTTAAATAACTGGAATGTCTCTAATGTTACTAATATGTCAATGATGTTCTTTAAAGCCGCAACTTTTAATCAAGACTTAACCCAGATTATTCATAGTTACCCTTTAAATATTGCGCATAAAGTGTTAATTTTAAGGCATTAA
- a CDS encoding type I restriction enzyme HsdR N-terminal domain-containing protein: MIKLNFPEYRFKLREAIEKKLFIFDIIRKKYVLLTPEEWVRQHIIRYLIDKGYPAVFMAVESALKIGYLKKRADIIVYNTNMKPMVIVECKSPDTLITQKTFDQASLYAAGIGVEYLIITNGKKHYSAFINNDSKEYNFLEEIPDYSSLR; encoded by the coding sequence ATGATAAAATTAAATTTTCCTGAATACAGGTTTAAGCTGCGCGAAGCTATTGAAAAAAAGCTATTTATATTTGATATAATCAGAAAAAAATACGTTTTACTTACTCCTGAAGAATGGGTGAGACAACATATTATAAGGTATCTGATAGACAAGGGTTATCCCGCTGTATTCATGGCTGTGGAGAGTGCTTTAAAAATAGGATATCTCAAAAAAAGGGCAGATATAATAGTTTACAATACTAATATGAAACCAATGGTTATAGTAGAATGCAAATCTCCAGATACTTTAATAACACAAAAGACTTTTGATCAAGCCTCTTTATACGCTGCGGGGATAGGAGTGGAGTACTTGATAATTACTAATGGAAAAAAACACTATTCAGCATTTATAAATAACGATAGTAAAGAGTACAATTTTTTGGAAGAAATTCCAGACTATAGTTCTTTGAGATAG